From Anomalospiza imberbis isolate Cuckoo-Finch-1a 21T00152 chromosome 6, ASM3175350v1, whole genome shotgun sequence, one genomic window encodes:
- the PHLDA2 gene encoding pleckstrin homology-like domain family A member 2 — MKMQAEVIREGELEKRSDSLFQLWKKKLVVLTKDSLSLFPDGHKRAKGKELGFGSILKVDCVERTGKYIYFTIVTKDRKEIDFRCPDQSCWNASITMALIDFQNKRAIQDFKSRQEMEQAAGTQERRLARAP; from the coding sequence ATGAAGATGCAAGCCGAGGTGATCCGCGAGGGCGAGCTGGAGAAGCGGAGCGACAGCCTTTTCCAGCTGTGGAAGAAGAAGCTGGTGGTGCTGACCAAGGACAGCCTCAGTCTCTTCCCCGACGGGCACAAGCGGGCCAAGGGCAAGGAGCTGGGCTTCGGCTCCATCCTCAAGGTGGACTGCGTGGAGCGCACGGGCAAGTACATCTACTTCACCATCGTCACCAAAGACCGCAAGGAGATTGACTTTCGGTGTCCGGACCAGAGCTGCTGGAACGCCTCCATCACCATGGCCCTCATCGACTTCCAGAACAAGCGGGCCATCCAGGACTTCAAGAGCCGCCAGGAGATGGAGCAGGCGGCGGGCACCCAGGAGCGGCGGCTGGCCCGGGCGCCTTga